Below is a window of Pyrobaculum aerophilum str. IM2 DNA.
TGTAGATATGAACAAGATCCAGCGCCCCGTTTGATGTGTTAAAGGAATGTATTAAAATAGAGGGGAGGGCCTTTCTGGGCGGGAAGGTAACCAGAGTGAAGCTTGGGTCAGGCGAGTGTAAAACTTTGCAACTCTCCAACAAATACCTCATTCTCCCCGGCATGGTGGACATACACGTACACTTCAGAGACTGGGGCCTTTCCCACAAGGAGACTCTCAGAGGCGGGGCCGCGGCGGCTCTTGCCGGCGGCGTGGTGGCCGTTGGCGATATGCCTAACACAAAGCCCCACATAAGGACGGCGGATCTTTATAAAAAACGGCTTGAAGAGGGCTCTGCCCTGCCCATTATATACAAAGTGCACATGGGGATCCCCCAGGACTTGGAAGAGCTACGCGCCGCGAGGCCGCCCACAATTAAAATTTACCCGGAAGACGTGGAGGCCTTCGGCTGGGGGCATATAGAGAAAGCGGCTGAGGCGTGCGCCTCTCTGGGCTGCCGCCTTGTGTTACACTGCGAGGATCCGGCGTATTTTAAAGAGGGGGAGAGGCCTCCAATTGCCGAGTTGGCATGCGTGGAGAGGACGAGGCAGATGGCGTTTAAAACCGGCGTGAAAATCCACTTAACTCACATAACGCTATCCCAAACGGCCGAGGCGGCGCGGGGATGGGCCACAGTGGACGCCACCCCCCACCACTTACTTTTAGACGTTGAGAACTGTAAGGACAGTGGGCTTTGCCACGTCAACCCCCGCCTGAGAACCCCCGAGATGCGTAAAAGACTGCTGGCTGCCTTCGCCTCGGGGCTGGTGGATATATACGCCACAGACCACGCCCCGCACACCCTAGAGGAGAAGAGGTCAGGGGCCCCTCCCCCGGGAATATGTAGCCTCGACGTGGCTTTGAGCCTTTTGTTAACGTTGTGGAAAAGGGGTGTGGTAACTCTCAGCGACGTGGTGAGGCTTTATTCCCACAGGCCAGCCCGTTTTTTCGACTTGCAAATCGACGTGAAAAAGGGCTACTTCACTGTTGTACGCCTAGAGGAATTCACAGTGCGAGGCGAGGAATTCGCCGGTACTTGTAAACACACGCCGTTTGAAGGATTCAAAGCCTTCGGCCGAGTCTTCGCCACGTCAGTCGGCGGCAGGATCTATTTTAAAGACGGCGATGTTTATATGATAAATATCTAACCCTTGCTTCAATTTTATATTTGCGTCAGCGACTTAATGCCTATAGAGGCACTAGGGATAAGGCGGCGTAGACGGCGAGAGCGGCAATATACGCCAGCGCTAGATTAACCACAACGCTTAACGCCGTCAGTTTTAGGCCCACTGTTCTGTACAACACAGAAAGCGTGGCTATACACGCCGAATAAAAGGCGGTAAACACGAGAAACGCCATTATGCTGGAAAGAGGCAACGTGGAAATTATTTGCAACCCGCCTGTGGCCTCTAATAGTCCCAACACCACTTCTTTAAAAATCCACCCGCCAACAAGGGGCATAACTACTTGCCAGGGCAGTCCCATTGGCTCAAACAACGGCTCTAAGGCGTTTCCAATGGCTGCTAGATATGATTGAGAGATATCCTCTACATATCCGCCTGGGCCGTAAGCACTCAATGGCCACAGCGCAATTATTACAGCGGATAACAGGGGCCCTACCTTGAGGATAAATTCTTTATAGCTCACAGCGACTTTTTTAAAATAGATATTCCAGCGCGGCCACATGAGAGGAGCCGGGGGCACTATTCCAATAGCCTCGGTTTTAATTCCCAAGGCTTTTCTATATATAAACGACGCAATTAAGGCAAATCCAAACGATATTAAATACGGAATAAACACAGCCACTGGTATTAAATACGGAATGCGTGAAAGTGCGGCGGCCGCCACTGCCACGAAAATTGCCAGCCTCGCCACACAAGGCACGTAGGGAGTGAGGAGGGCTGTAAGAACGCGGCTACCCCTTCCCCACAGCGCCTTTGCCGTAGTGGCCGCGGGCACATTGCAAGAAGCTGCGACAAAGAGACATACAACCCCGCGGGGAGGTATGCCGAGGTAAGACAGGCGTCTCTCTACGGACTTTGAAAGAAGAGCGATTAATCCGCTGTCCTCATATAATACAATCAGCGTAAAGGCTATGATTACGTATACTGACAATATTAACAGCGTTAAAACAGATTCCCATAACGCCTCAATAATAAACCTGCCAGCTGGCCCCCCAATTGAGGCCATAACGGCCTGCGATACGTGTTGATCTAAAAGATCGAAAAGCGAGACGAGAGATACAGGGAGATTTCCTCCCCACGGAGTTATGCCTTCAATCACTGCCATTAGGAAAATTGTGGTCAATACCCCCAGTGCCAGTAGCGTAGCCAGAGCTATTGGGGGTCTTGATAAAATCGCCGACTTTATTACTGCATATTCCGGCACTTTTAAATCTTGTAGACGCAGTGATGATTTTGGGACGTTTTTAAATAATAACTCTCTCAACCGGGCAACCCCCTCCCCGGTGACGGCGGAAGTGAACACCACTGGCACTGAGAGCAGTTTAGAAAGCTCTTCTTGAGTATAGGGGGGTTTCCACAAGTCCGCCATGTTAAACACTAAAATCACCGGCTTACGGGCGCTGATTATCTCAGCTAGCCTCAGCCCTTGTTTTAAAACGTGGGGGCCGCCACGACTATAACCCCGTCATACTCCCCTTCCAATGCCTCTTTTATTGCCAGTTTTTCATCTTCATCAATAGGACTGTCGGGATTAAGAACGCCGGAGAGGTCCACTAACTCCACGCTGTAAGATCCCTTCTTGACTACGCCTTTTTGCAACTCTAGCGTAGTGCCGGGGTAATTCGCCGTTTTTACAAACACCCCAGTCAAGGCGTAAAATAAAGCCGACTTGCCGACGTTAGGCGGCCCTATTATTGCGTATCTCTTCATAGCGATATTAACAGTGTTACTATTTAAATTTTTTCTATCCAAACAATTATTTTTTAAAAGTTATTTTCAAAAAAACTTTATTTTTCCAACTGCAGAGGCTGTACAGAGCGTAGAAAATCTCCTTAGGGACGGCAAATATTTTATGCGTCCCAATTACCTCTGACAATGCCAATTGGCAGAGGACTATTTGTTGCATCTCCCAATTGTAAACAGACGGGGTATAGTCCGTTTACCCACGGAACTGCTTCTTTCCCCGGCGCCCGGGGGCTATGTCTCTAGAGTTGAGAGGGATAGTTAAAAGCTTTGGGGATTTCTCCCTGGGCCCTATTAATTTAAAAATTGAGAGCGGGGAAAGAGTGGCGGTTGTGGGGCCCTCTGGATCTGGCAAGTCCACGCTGTTGCGCATAATCGCCGGATTAACTCCACCCAATGGGGGAGCCGTGTTTATAAACGGGACTGACGCAACTAAAACCGAGCCTTGGCGTAGAGGTGTTGGCGTTGTCTTCCAAACCCCCGCGCTGTTCCCCTCTTTGACCGTGTTGGAAAACGTGGCGGAACCGCTTCTCTCTAGGGGGGTTAGTAAGGGCGAGGCCTATGGCCGCGCTAGGGATGTGCTTGTAAGGCTGGGGCTGGGGGACTTGGTCCACAGATACCCGGCGCAACTCAGTAGGGGGCAACAACAGAGGGTGTCCCTGGCGAGGGCTTTAGTATTAGAGCCGCAGATACTTCTATTTGACGAGCCACTCACGGCGCTGGACCCGCCGCTTAGAGGGGAGGTATTGCCCTATATATACGAGGCGTCGAGAGGGCGAACCGTCCTCTACGTTACCCACGACTTTGAAGAGGCGACGTTTATCGCGAGGAGAGTTGTGGTGATAATGAACGGAAGAGTTGTGGCGGACGGAGATTCGGTTGAGATTTTTGAAAACCCGCCGTCAAGCGCCGTGGCCGAGTTCTTAGGCTATAGTAATAAACTCCCAGCCGACTGTGGGCATTTATACTTTCGGCCTTGGGACGTGCGCCCAGGGAGCGGATACAGAGGGAGAGTAATAGCTGTTTGGTACAAGGCGGGTAAGTACGAGGTTTTAGCAAGGGTGAGCGATAGCTACATTAGACTACACTGGCCCCACAAGCCCCCCACTGACATTATTGAATTTGACATAGCTAGGGGTAAGTGCTTTAGGGATTAGAAAGAGTAGGGCCTGGTTTTTATAAGCCTAGACGCCGCTAGAGTGGCCAGCACTATTAAGGCCAGAAGTGAGGAGTAGAAGTGGCCGGTTTCGATAAAGTCCGGCGCTCTGGAAATTAATAGCCGCGCCGTGGTTGCCGACAGCGTTGAGGCGCCCCCCGTAGTTAACATCAAGGCGAGAGTTGTCTCTGAAAGCGACGAGGCGAAGGCGAATAGCCATGTCTGCACCAGCGTCGGCCCGAGCGCTTCTGTCACAATTCTAGAAATACACTTATACGGGCCGAGGTACAACACACAAGCCTCCTTCACGTCTTGTCTTATCTTTTCCCACGCAGGCTTTACCAAGGAATAGGCAAGTGGGGAGATAACTAACGCGTGGGCAAGAGTTAGAATTAATAACGTGCCGTATAGCGGCTGGGCGAGGTGGAAAAAGCCCAGGGCAAATAGCGTCTTTGAAAGGGAAAGCGTCGCCACGTATGTTAAAATAGAGATCTTGTTGCCAGCGGCGTCTGCGGCTAGGAAGGAGAGAGTTACCACTATTGACAGAGTGGCTGAGGTAAAGGCCACTAATACGCTGTTTACAAGCGGCTGCAAAACGTCCCCAATTGCCCTAGGCGCGCTCAGAGGCTGAAATATGTATATCCCCACAGCAATATAATAGGCTGAGGCTAATGCGGCTACAGCAAGCGGAAAAAATCCTATTTTGACGGGACGGGGAGCTTGTTCAGCTGACGGCGGTTGTGGCAGTCTGAAAAAGGGAACTGCCATGGCCAGGCTCGTGAGGAGAGTTATGGCCACAAGGGCAGACACGGCGTTTGTTGACGCAAATGAGGTGGCGTAGATGTAGACTAAAAGCTCTAAAGTAGGGTAGCGCCCACCCAGTAATAACGGCGTAGTGAAGCTCAAGAAGCTGAAGACAAACACCGCATAGAATGAATAAAGTATAGACGGCTTGAGCTCAGCCGTCAATATCCGCAACTTCGCCCACCTCCTCTTCACGTACAGCTCCATTGCGTCTATTATATCCGCCGGTATAGACCGCACATTTGACTCAATAATTAACGCCGCGTAGGGGGCGTAGTAAACGCCGTGAGCTATTATTATCCCCCACATGCTGAACATCACGTCGCCGTGTATTCTAATCAAGGCATCCACGGTGGAAATCGCTGGCGCGAAAAAGGGTATTAACAACACGGGCTTGAGCCAAGGCGCCTTGAGGTAGGCGGGGAGTATTAAAAATGCGCCTCCCAGAGCCAAAACGGCGGATAATAAAGCTTGAACTACAGTAAAGGCGAAGACCCACGCCGTGTAAGAATCCAGAGAAATAACAATGCCGTACTGAGCCAACAATATGATATAGGGCGCTACAAATACTGCCAGGTAAAAAAGAGGCGGGATTAAATATGCTAACCTGATGCGATTTCCCTCTGCCACCTCAACCTCCACTCGTCCGCTTTAGCCCCCAGTGCAGGGTTGTAAACAACCACAGACTCAGGCTTTGGGAGCCCTTTGTTGTTTTGAATAACCGCATCGGGCCTCACGGGCAACATGTAATTATTAAGGATCTACCAAATCTTGGCCCTCTTTGCTCAGCGCGAATTTTAAAAACTCCACGGCGAGTTCTCTATTCTTAGAGTTTTTAAGCACCGCCACGCCCTCGCGGTATAGGAAAGCGCTATAAGTAGACGCCTTCATATTAGGCGTCCCGGGGTCAATGGCGTGGCTGTACCAAGACAGCGCTATTAACACTTCGCCGCGTTTCAACGCATTTCTAAGCGAAGTGAAGCCGCTGGGATAGCCTATTTTTGCAATCTGGCCTTTCAACTGTTTTAAATATGTCCAGCCTCCCTCCTCCCCTTTCACTGACATTATCCATGAGAGAACCGCCAGCCCTGTGCCCGACTGCACGGGGTTTGGATAGGTAATAAGTCCCTTGTACTCCGGCTTGAGCAAGTCGTCGAGAGTTCTCGGAGGCTGTATCCCCATTTTAGCAAGGGCAGATGCGTTGTAGACAATGCCTATATAAGACTTGTCAAGCGGGTATACGCACATATGGGGATCCCAATACTCCTCTTGAGGTATTCCCTCTATTTTTATGCCGGGGCAGTAAAGCACGTCTTTATCTATGAGGACTGTGTAGTAAAACTCCGGCACGCCTATTGCCACATCCCAAGGCGGGTTGTCCTTGTTACGCACTAATTCGTTTACCATTTCAACAGCTCCTCCAAGAGGGACAAACGTGGCGTTTACGCCATATTTCTCACTGAATTTCTTCGCAAGGGCCGTGCCCAAGTCGCTAATCCCCGCGGGGCCTACAATTACGAGTTTTTTAACAGAGGTTTGACGATACGCCGTAAATGCGAGGTAAATAGACACAATAATTGCGACAATAATCAATACCGCCAATAATGTTCTTATTGACATGGCAAAAAAGACCTATTGAGTATTAAAGCATTACTTTTTTAAAACGGGGAGGACTTCACCTAAGTGATGACACGGCCGTGACTTGAAAAGTGAAGAGGTGTTTCTAATCTGATTAATAGACCTCGACGAAGTCAGTGGGCTTCGGTATCTCCTCCTTCAAGCCCTTTTTCTTCCTCAACTGCTTAACGAAATCGCCTAACATCGACTCTGGGAACGGCGCCCAGCGGGCAAATTGCATTGACCAGAAGATCTTGCCGGCAGCAGCGGCGCGTAGCTCGTCGCTGATATTGAAAGACTCCAGCACGGGCAACTCAGCCCTTAAGAAGGCCATGTATTCTTGTTGCGTCATGTCTAAGATCTTCCCC
It encodes the following:
- a CDS encoding amidohydrolase family protein, with the protein product MLKECIKIEGRAFLGGKVTRVKLGSGECKTLQLSNKYLILPGMVDIHVHFRDWGLSHKETLRGGAAAALAGGVVAVGDMPNTKPHIRTADLYKKRLEEGSALPIIYKVHMGIPQDLEELRAARPPTIKIYPEDVEAFGWGHIEKAAEACASLGCRLVLHCEDPAYFKEGERPPIAELACVERTRQMAFKTGVKIHLTHITLSQTAEAARGWATVDATPHHLLLDVENCKDSGLCHVNPRLRTPEMRKRLLAAFASGLVDIYATDHAPHTLEEKRSGAPPPGICSLDVALSLLLTLWKRGVVTLSDVVRLYSHRPARFFDLQIDVKKGYFTVVRLEEFTVRGEEFAGTCKHTPFEGFKAFGRVFATSVGGRIYFKDGDVYMINI
- a CDS encoding ferrous iron transporter B, which codes for MILVFNMADLWKPPYTQEELSKLLSVPVVFTSAVTGEGVARLRELLFKNVPKSSLRLQDLKVPEYAVIKSAILSRPPIALATLLALGVLTTIFLMAVIEGITPWGGNLPVSLVSLFDLLDQHVSQAVMASIGGPAGRFIIEALWESVLTLLILSVYVIIAFTLIVLYEDSGLIALLSKSVERRLSYLGIPPRGVVCLFVAASCNVPAATTAKALWGRGSRVLTALLTPYVPCVARLAIFVAVAAAALSRIPYLIPVAVFIPYLISFGFALIASFIYRKALGIKTEAIGIVPPAPLMWPRWNIYFKKVAVSYKEFILKVGPLLSAVIIALWPLSAYGPGGYVEDISQSYLAAIGNALEPLFEPMGLPWQVVMPLVGGWIFKEVVLGLLEATGGLQIISTLPLSSIMAFLVFTAFYSACIATLSVLYRTVGLKLTALSVVVNLALAYIAALAVYAALSLVPL
- a CDS encoding FeoB small GTPase domain-containing protein yields the protein MKRYAIIGPPNVGKSALFYALTGVFVKTANYPGTTLELQKGVVKKGSYSVELVDLSGVLNPDSPIDEDEKLAIKEALEGEYDGVIVVAAPTF
- a CDS encoding ABC transporter ATP-binding protein — translated: MSLELRGIVKSFGDFSLGPINLKIESGERVAVVGPSGSGKSTLLRIIAGLTPPNGGAVFINGTDATKTEPWRRGVGVVFQTPALFPSLTVLENVAEPLLSRGVSKGEAYGRARDVLVRLGLGDLVHRYPAQLSRGQQQRVSLARALVLEPQILLFDEPLTALDPPLRGEVLPYIYEASRGRTVLYVTHDFEEATFIARRVVVIMNGRVVADGDSVEIFENPPSSAVAEFLGYSNKLPADCGHLYFRPWDVRPGSGYRGRVIAVWYKAGKYEVLARVSDSYIRLHWPHKPPTDIIEFDIARGKCFRD
- a CDS encoding ABC transporter permease, giving the protein MEVEVAEGNRIRLAYLIPPLFYLAVFVAPYIILLAQYGIVISLDSYTAWVFAFTVVQALLSAVLALGGAFLILPAYLKAPWLKPVLLIPFFAPAISTVDALIRIHGDVMFSMWGIIIAHGVYYAPYAALIIESNVRSIPADIIDAMELYVKRRWAKLRILTAELKPSILYSFYAVFVFSFLSFTTPLLLGGRYPTLELLVYIYATSFASTNAVSALVAITLLTSLAMAVPFFRLPQPPSAEQAPRPVKIGFFPLAVAALASAYYIAVGIYIFQPLSAPRAIGDVLQPLVNSVLVAFTSATLSIVVTLSFLAADAAGNKISILTYVATLSLSKTLFALGFFHLAQPLYGTLLILTLAHALVISPLAYSLVKPAWEKIRQDVKEACVLYLGPYKCISRIVTEALGPTLVQTWLFAFASSLSETTLALMLTTGGASTLSATTARLLISRAPDFIETGHFYSSLLALIVLATLAASRLIKTRPYSF
- a CDS encoding extracellular solute-binding protein; amino-acid sequence: MSIRTLLAVLIIVAIIVSIYLAFTAYRQTSVKKLVIVGPAGISDLGTALAKKFSEKYGVNATFVPLGGAVEMVNELVRNKDNPPWDVAIGVPEFYYTVLIDKDVLYCPGIKIEGIPQEEYWDPHMCVYPLDKSYIGIVYNASALAKMGIQPPRTLDDLLKPEYKGLITYPNPVQSGTGLAVLSWIMSVKGEEGGWTYLKQLKGQIAKIGYPSGFTSLRNALKRGEVLIALSWYSHAIDPGTPNMKASTYSAFLYREGVAVLKNSKNRELAVEFLKFALSKEGQDLVDP